From Micromonospora carbonacea:
ACCCACCAGAGGACCGCCAGCACGAGGAAACCGTGCAGCAGGGTGTGGCCGGTGATGGCGGTGGCCGTGGCCCGCACGATGGCGAAGAACGAGAAGACGAAGACCAGGTCGAAGAAGACCTCGAACCGGTCCACCCGGGCGCCGGGCGCGATCGCCACGGCGGGCCCGAGGCTGCCCCGCCGCCGCTCACCGCGCACCCGTCCACTCTCGCAGCGTCCGCCGGGTGGGCGGGCGGATTCGGCGCAGCCGCTCCCGGGCCGGCGGGATCCACCGGTACGCCGACGGGCGCCCCGGTCGAGGTGACCGGAGCGCCCGTCGGAGGGGACAGCGGTGGTTACAGGCCCAGCTCGGCCTCGAAGTTGCCGCCCTCCAGCCGCTCCTTGACCGCGACGAGGAAGCGGGCCGCGTCGGCGCCGTCGATGAGTCGGTGGTCGTACGACATGGCCAGGTAGACCATCGAGCGGACCGCGACGACCTCGCCCAGCTCCGGGTCGTTGACCACGACGGGGCGCTTCACCACGGCGCCCGTGCCGAGCATCGCCGACTGCGGCGACGGCACGATCGGGGTGTCGAACAGCGCCCCCCGGCTGCCGGTGTTGGTCAGCGTGAACGTGGCCCCGGCGATCTCGTCCGGGCTGATCTTGTTGGTGCGGGTGCGCTCGGCCAGGTCGGCGATCCGCTTCGCCAGGCCGCCCAGGTTGAGGTCGCCCGCCCCGTGGATCACCGGCACCATGAGGCCGCGCTCGGTGTCCACCGCGATGCCGAGGTTCTCGGCGTCCGGGTAGGTGATCGTCCCGGCGTCGAGGTCCATGCTGGCGTTGACGATCGGGAACGTCTGGAGCGCCTCGACCGCCGCGAGGGCGAAGAACGGCAGGAACGACAGCTTCACGCCGTGCCGGGCCAGGAACGAGTCCTTGGCGCGGGCCCGCAGCTTGGCGACCTTGGTGACGTCCACCTCGACGACCGTGGTGAGCTGCGCCATCTCGTGCAGCGACTGCTGCATCCGCTTGGCGATCGTCGCCCGGATCCGGGGCAGCTTCTCGGTGGTGCCGCGCTTCGCGCTCGGCTGCGGCTTCGCGGCCGGCTTCGCCGGTGCCGCCGCGGCGGCGGGCTGCGCCGCCGGTGCCGGCGCCGCCTTCGCCGCCTTGGCCTTCTCGGCGGCCTCCAGGACGTCCTGCTTGCGGATGCGGCCACCCACGCCGGTGCCCTTGACCGAGGCGAGCTCGACGCCGTGCTCGGCGGCGAGCTTGCGGACCAGCGGGGTCACGTAACCGGCGGCCTCCTCGCCGCCGCCCTGGGCGGGCGCGCTCGGGCGGGCCGGGGTGGCGGTCGGCGCGGGCGGCTGCGCCTGCTGCTCGGCCTGGGCCGGCTTGGCGGCGGTCTCGGCCTCGGCCGCCGGCTCGTTGTAGGACGAACCCGGGGTCGGCTCCTCGGCCTTGGCGGCCGGGGCGGCCTCGGCCTTCGGCTCCGGCGCGGGCTCGGCCTTGGGCTCCGGCTTCGGCTCGGCCTTCGGCTGGGCCGGGGCGGCGCCGGCCGCGCCGACGACCGCCAGGTCGGCCCCGACGGCGGCGGTCTCGTCCTCGGCGACCTTGATCTCCAGCAGCGTGCCGGCGACCGGGGACGGGATCTCCGTGTCGACCTTGTCGGTGGAGACCTCCAGCAGGGGCTCGTCGACCTCGACGGTGTCGCCGACCTGCTTGAGCCAGCGGGTGACGGTGCCCTCGGTGACGCTCTCGCCCAGGGCGGGCATCTTCACCGGGGTGCCCTCGCCCGCCGGGGCCGGGGCGGCCTCGGCGGCCGGCGGCTCCTCGGCGGCCGGCTGCTCCGCCTCGGCCTGCGGCTCGGCGGCGGCCTCGGCAGCCTCCTCGGCCGGCTCCTCCTGCGGCGCGGCTCCGCCACCACCGGCGGACTCGCCCTCGCCGGCGATGACGGCCAGCTCGCTGCCCACCTCGGCGGTCTCGTCCTCGCCCACCACGATCCGGCTCAGCACGCCCGCCGCCGGGGACGGGATCTCCGTGTCGACCTTGTCCGTCGAGACCTCGAGCAGCGGCTCGTCGACCTCGACGGTGTCACCCTCCTGCTTGAGCCAGCGGGTGACGGTGCCCTCGGTGACGCTCTCGCCGAGCCGAGGCATGGTGACCGATACCGGCATCTTCTAAGACTCCTTCTTCCCCTGGTGCGATCTCGCCCGTCTGCCGCCGGACGCCGCGGAATGAGTTCTCGATCAGGCGTGCGCGTGCAGCGGCTTGCCGGCGAGGGCGAGGTGCGCCTCGCCCAGGGCCTCGTTCTGGGTCGGGTGGGCGTGCACGAGCTGCGCCACCTCGGCCGGGTACGCCTCCCAGTTGTAGATGAGCTGCGCCTCGCCGACCAGCTCGCCGACCCGCGCGCCGACCATGTGCACGCCGACGACGGGGCCGTCCTCGACCCGGACCAGCTTGATGAAGCCGGCGGTCTTGAGGATCTGGCTCTTGCCGTTGCCGCCCAGGTTGTAGTTGTACGTCTTGATCTTGTCGGCGCCGTACTGCTCCTTGGCCTTCGCCTCGGTGAGGCCGACCGACGCCAGCTCGGGGTCGCAGTAGGTGACCCGGGGGATGCCGGCCTCGTCGATCACGGCCGGGTTCTGGCCGGCGATCTCCTCGGCGACGAAGATGCCCTGCTGGAAGCCCCGGTGGGCGAGCTGGAGGCCGGGCACGATGTCGCCGACCGCGTAGACGTTCGGCACGCCGGTGCGCAGCCGCTCGTCGGTCAGCACGTACCCGCGGTCCATCCGGACGCCCTGCTCCTCGTAGCCGAGGTCGGCGGTGTTCGGGCCGCGGCCCACGGCGACCAGCAGCAGCTCGGCCTCGACGGTCTCGCCGCCGGCGATGGTGACCTTGACGCCGTTGTCGGTCTTCTCGACCTTCTCGAACGGCTTGCCCACCTTGAAGTTGATCTTCCGCTTGCGGAACGCCCGCTCCAGCGCCTTCGACGACTCCTCGTCCTCGGCGGCGACCAGCCGGGGCAGCGCCTCGACGATCGTCACGTCCACGCCGAAGGACTTCCACACGCTGGCGAACTCGACGCCGATCACGCCGCCGCCCAGCACGATCGCCGAGGACGGGACCCGGTCCAGGACGAGCGCGTGGTCGCTGGTGATGATCCGCTCGCCGTCGACCTCCAGGCCGGGCAGGCTCTTCGCGTACGAGCCGGAGGCCAGCACGACGTTGCGGCCGGTGTACCGCTTGCCGTCGACCTCGACGGCGTTCGGGGCGACCAGCCGGCCGTGGCCCTCGACGATGGTGATCGCCTTGTTGCCCTTGAGCATCCCCTGGAGGCCCTTGTAGAGGCGGGAGATCACGCCGTCCTTGTAGGCGTTGACGCCGGCCATGTCGATGCCGACCAGCTCGGCCTTCACGCCGAACTGCTCCGACTCCCGGGTGGAGTCGGCGATCTCGGCGGCGTGCAGCAGGGCCTTCGTCGGGATGCACCCGTTGTGCAGGCAGGTCCCGCCGAGCTTGCCCTTCTCGACCAGCGCCACGGTCAGGCCCAGCTGGACGGCGCGCAGGGCGGTCGCGTAGCCGCCGCTGCCACCTCCGAGGATGACGATGTCGAAGGTCGCTTCGTTCGGCTCGCTCACGTCCAACTCCCAGTTCGCGTCACTGCATCGGGGGTCACGGCAGGGGTGGCACGGACAGACCCCACCTCGGTCATCTTGTCACCACCGCGTACCGGGCGCGTAGTGAGGTGCCCAACGACACGTCCCCGACACGTACGCTTGGCACCGGTTTCGATCGCGGATGTGGGGGAGACGGGCGGTGGCGCTGTTCCGACGACGCAAGAAGGCGCGCCCGGCGGGGTCCGACCGCGCGCCCGACCGCGCCGATCTCGACCACCTTGCGAACTTCGTCCGCACCCGGCGGGGGGTCGAGGCGTTCATCGAGCCCCGCACCACCGTCACCGAGACCACGGTGATCCTCATCGCCGACGACGGGGAGTGGACCCGCCGGCGCGTCGACGGCCCCGAGGGGGCCCGCCGGTTCGCCCACAAGCTGGCCATCCCGATCTACGACGTGCGGCTCATGGGCTACCCGCAGCGGATGCGGGACTACAACGAGCGCCGCAAGCGCCGCCCCGAGCTGTACTGAGCCGCCGCCCCGAGCTGCGCTGAGCCGCCGCTCCGGCCCTGTGCCGCGCGGCGGAGGGCCCCCACCGGGCGGGGGGACCCTTCCGCGCGACCGCGTCAGCCGTTGGCGGCGACGTCCTCCACCAGGTGCACGAGGGTACGCACCGGAACCCCCGTGCCGCCCTTGGTCCAGTAGCCGGTCGCCTCACCCGAGTGGTAGCTGGGGCCGGCGATGTCGAGGTGCGCCCAGGCCACGTCGTCGGTGACGAACTCGCGCAGGAACACCCCGCCCTGCAACATGTGCCCCGCCCGGTCCATCCCGGCGTTGACCTGGGAGATGTCGGCGACGTCGGACTCCATGCCCTTGCGCACCTCGTCGGGCAGCGGCATCGGCCAGGCCGGCTCGCCGACCGCGTCGCCGGCCGCCCGGACCCGCTCGCACAGCTCCGGGGTGCCCATCACGCCCGAGATCCGCTTGCCCAGCGAGACCACCTGCCCGCCGGTGAGGGTGGAGACCTCGAACAGGTAGTCGGCGCCGTCCTCGCAGGCCCGCGCCATGGCGTCGCCCAGGACCATCCGGCCCTCGGCGTCGGTGTTGAGCACCTCCACCTTCTTGCCGTTGTACATGGTGATCACGTCGCCCGGCCGGTAGCTCGTGCCCGACGGCATGTTCTCGGCCATCGGCAGGTAGCCCGTCACCGTCACCGCCGGCTTCAGCGCGGCGATCGCCAGCATGGCCGCGCCGACCGCCGCCGCGCCGCCCATGTCGGACTTCATCTCCCACATGCCCTGCGCCGGCTTGATCGAGATGCCGCCGGTGTCGAAGGTGATGCCCTTGCCGACCAGCGCCACCCGCTTGCCGCTGCTCCCGCCCTCGGGCGTGTAGGTGAGCTTGACCAGGCGCGGCGGGGCCTCCGAGCCCTGCCCGACGGCCAGGATGCCGCCGTAGCCGCCGGCCGCCAGGGCCGCCTCGTCGAGCACCTCGACGGCGAGCCCGGCCGCGCGGGCCGCCTCGGCCACCGCGTCGGCGAACCCCGGCGGGCGCAGCAGGTTCGGGGCCATGTTGACCCAGTCGCGGGTCAGCCGGACCGCGCCCGCCACCGCGTGCGCCCGCTCGATCTCGGCGCGGGCGCCCGCGTCGCCGGCCTCCGGCACCGCGACCAGCACCTCGGCGACCGGCTCCCGCCGGGCCGGCTGCGGGCGGGTCTTGTACCCGGCGAACCGGTAGCCGCCGAGCAGCGCCCCCTCGGCCACCGCGCGCAGCGCGTCGGCGGCGTCGGCGTCGTCGGGCAGCGGCAGGCTCAGCGCCACCCGGCGCGCCCCCGCCAGGGCCCGGACGGCCGAGCCGGCGGCCCGGCGCAGCGTCTCCGGCGCGGGGGCGGCCCCCGTCGGCTCGGGGCCGAGGCCGACCGCCGCGACCACCGGGGCGGTGACGGTGCCCAGCGTGGCCAGCTTGATCACCTCGCCCGGCGCCCCGGTCGCGCCGAGCAGCGCCAGCGTCTCGGTGAGCTTGCCGTCGAAGGCGGCGGCGATGCTCTCGGCGCCGCTGGCGAGCAGCAGCGCCCCGGCGGGGCCGCCGGCGGCGTCCTGCTCACCGGTCTGGCTGTGCAGGCCGATCACGATCGCGTCGACGGCGAGCTCGGCGGGGTCTGTGTCGACCAGGCTGAGGGTGGTGCTGGGCGATGTCACTGAAGCTACTCCGGGCGGGCCGGGCCGGCCGCGTCGTCGCGTACCGGCGGTGAAGGTCTCCGGCGGCAACCTACCCGCCGGACGGTGGGCTGTCCCGCCGAACACCGCCGACGGGGGTCCCGCCGATGCTAACCAGCCGTTCAGCCCCCGGTAAGTTGCCACCCATGACCGACGCGACCTCCGCCGCCGCCGCGACCCGGCTGCGCCGTTCCCCGCTGCACGAGCGGCACACCGCCCTCGGCGCCAAGTTCGCCCCCTTCGGTGGCTGGGAGATGCCCCTGGAGTACGCCGGCGGCGGGGTGCTCCGGGAGCACGCGGCGGTCCGCACCGGGGTCGGCGTGTTCGACGTGTCGCACCTGGGCAAGGCGCGGGTCACCGGCCCCGGCGCGGCCGGCTTCGTCAACGCCTGCCTCAGCAACGACCTCGGCCGGATCGGCCCCGGCCAGGCGCAGTACACCCTGTGCTGCGACGACGCCACCGGCGGCGTGGTGGACGACATCATCGCCTACCTGCACGCCGACGACCACGTCTTCCTCGTCCCGAACGCCGCGAACACCGCCGAGGTGGTGCGCCGGCTGCGCGCCGCCGCGCCCGAGCACGTCGTCGTCGACGACGAGCACGCCGGACACGCCGTCCTGGCGGTGCAGGGCCCGCGCTCGGCCGAGCTGCTCGCCGCGCTGGGCCTGCCCACCGACCACGACTACATGAGCTTCCGCACCGCCACCCTCGCCGACGCCGAGCTGACCGTCTGCCGCACCGGCTACACCGGCGAGCTGGGCTACGAGCTGGTGGTGCCGGCCGGGCACGCCGTCGCCGTCTGGGACGCGCTGACCGCCGCCGGCGCGGCGTACGAGCTGCGGGCCTGCGGGCTGGCCGCGCGGGACACCCTGCGCACCGAGATGGGCTACCCGCTGCACGGGCAGGACCTGTCGCCGGAGATCACCCCCGTGCAGGCCCGCTCCGGCTGGGCCGTCGGCTGGGACAAGCCGGCGTTCTGGGGCCGCGACGCGCTGCGCGCCGAGAGGGCCGCCGGTCCCGCGCGTGCGCTGCGCGGCCTGGTCGCCGTCGACCGGGCGATCCCGCGCCCCGGCATGAAGCTCTACGTCGGCGACGCCTGCGTCGGCACGGTCACCAGCGGCACCTTCAGCCCGACGCGCAAGCAGGGCATCGCCCTGGCCCTGCTCGACACGGCCGCCGGCCTCGCCGACGGCGACCGGGTGGACGTCGACATCCGGGGCCGCCGCGCCGCCCTGACCCTCACCCGCCCCCCGTTCGTGACCCCCTCGGTGCGCTGAGCGCCGGGCGGGGCCCGGCCGGCGGCGGGGTGACCGTCAGGCCGGGGCCTCGCCCGCGTCGAGGACGGCCTGGGTCCAGCCGCCCTCGACGACGCCCGTCGCGCCCAGCACGGCCCAGTCGACGACGTCCGCCGCCTCGACCACCACGGGCGCGCCGATGCGCACCGCCGGGTCGGTGCCGGCGTCGCTGGCGCTCGCCCCGACGATCCGCTCCGGGGCGTCCCACGACGTCACGCCCGCCCAGACGTACTCGGGGCCCTCGTCGCCCGGCAGGCCGTACTTGACCACGAGCTGCGACTCCGCCGGCAGCCGGCCCGCCAGGAACCGGGCCCGCACGTCGTCCAGGCCGGCCCGGGCGGTGGCGAT
This genomic window contains:
- the sucB gene encoding 2-oxoglutarate dehydrogenase, E2 component, dihydrolipoamide succinyltransferase; its protein translation is MPVSVTMPRLGESVTEGTVTRWLKQEGDTVEVDEPLLEVSTDKVDTEIPSPAAGVLSRIVVGEDETAEVGSELAVIAGEGESAGGGGAAPQEEPAEEAAEAAAEPQAEAEQPAAEEPPAAEAAPAPAGEGTPVKMPALGESVTEGTVTRWLKQVGDTVEVDEPLLEVSTDKVDTEIPSPVAGTLLEIKVAEDETAAVGADLAVVGAAGAAPAQPKAEPKPEPKAEPAPEPKAEAAPAAKAEEPTPGSSYNEPAAEAETAAKPAQAEQQAQPPAPTATPARPSAPAQGGGEEAAGYVTPLVRKLAAEHGVELASVKGTGVGGRIRKQDVLEAAEKAKAAKAAPAPAAQPAAAAAPAKPAAKPQPSAKRGTTEKLPRIRATIAKRMQQSLHEMAQLTTVVEVDVTKVAKLRARAKDSFLARHGVKLSFLPFFALAAVEALQTFPIVNASMDLDAGTITYPDAENLGIAVDTERGLMVPVIHGAGDLNLGGLAKRIADLAERTRTNKISPDEIAGATFTLTNTGSRGALFDTPIVPSPQSAMLGTGAVVKRPVVVNDPELGEVVAVRSMVYLAMSYDHRLIDGADAARFLVAVKERLEGGNFEAELGL
- the lpdA gene encoding dihydrolipoyl dehydrogenase gives rise to the protein MSEPNEATFDIVILGGGSGGYATALRAVQLGLTVALVEKGKLGGTCLHNGCIPTKALLHAAEIADSTRESEQFGVKAELVGIDMAGVNAYKDGVISRLYKGLQGMLKGNKAITIVEGHGRLVAPNAVEVDGKRYTGRNVVLASGSYAKSLPGLEVDGERIITSDHALVLDRVPSSAIVLGGGVIGVEFASVWKSFGVDVTIVEALPRLVAAEDEESSKALERAFRKRKINFKVGKPFEKVEKTDNGVKVTIAGGETVEAELLLVAVGRGPNTADLGYEEQGVRMDRGYVLTDERLRTGVPNVYAVGDIVPGLQLAHRGFQQGIFVAEEIAGQNPAVIDEAGIPRVTYCDPELASVGLTEAKAKEQYGADKIKTYNYNLGGNGKSQILKTAGFIKLVRVEDGPVVGVHMVGARVGELVGEAQLIYNWEAYPAEVAQLVHAHPTQNEALGEAHLALAGKPLHAHA
- a CDS encoding leucyl aminopeptidase; protein product: MTSPSTTLSLVDTDPAELAVDAIVIGLHSQTGEQDAAGGPAGALLLASGAESIAAAFDGKLTETLALLGATGAPGEVIKLATLGTVTAPVVAAVGLGPEPTGAAPAPETLRRAAGSAVRALAGARRVALSLPLPDDADAADALRAVAEGALLGGYRFAGYKTRPQPARREPVAEVLVAVPEAGDAGARAEIERAHAVAGAVRLTRDWVNMAPNLLRPPGFADAVAEAARAAGLAVEVLDEAALAAGGYGGILAVGQGSEAPPRLVKLTYTPEGGSSGKRVALVGKGITFDTGGISIKPAQGMWEMKSDMGGAAAVGAAMLAIAALKPAVTVTGYLPMAENMPSGTSYRPGDVITMYNGKKVEVLNTDAEGRMVLGDAMARACEDGADYLFEVSTLTGGQVVSLGKRISGVMGTPELCERVRAAGDAVGEPAWPMPLPDEVRKGMESDVADISQVNAGMDRAGHMLQGGVFLREFVTDDVAWAHLDIAGPSYHSGEATGYWTKGGTGVPVRTLVHLVEDVAANG
- the gcvT gene encoding glycine cleavage system aminomethyltransferase GcvT, whose translation is MTDATSAAAATRLRRSPLHERHTALGAKFAPFGGWEMPLEYAGGGVLREHAAVRTGVGVFDVSHLGKARVTGPGAAGFVNACLSNDLGRIGPGQAQYTLCCDDATGGVVDDIIAYLHADDHVFLVPNAANTAEVVRRLRAAAPEHVVVDDEHAGHAVLAVQGPRSAELLAALGLPTDHDYMSFRTATLADAELTVCRTGYTGELGYELVVPAGHAVAVWDALTAAGAAYELRACGLAARDTLRTEMGYPLHGQDLSPEITPVQARSGWAVGWDKPAFWGRDALRAERAAGPARALRGLVAVDRAIPRPGMKLYVGDACVGTVTSGTFSPTRKQGIALALLDTAAGLADGDRVDVDIRGRRAALTLTRPPFVTPSVR